GGAGATCACCATGGCGGCGTTGCCGCCATTGAAGGTTCCGGTCGAGTCCCACTGACCACGCGTCAGTGTGTCAGGGCTGGTAAGACCTTCATCGAGAAGCGTTTTCCAGAACGCGAGTGCATCGGCAGCGCCGTCGCCATTGACTTGCTCAAACGAACCACCGGTCATTTGCAACCAGGGCAGGAACTGGAACGTGCCCTCTTCCGAGGCCTTGGCCGAGAAGGCAATGCCATAGACATCATTGTCCGGGTCGGTCAGCGCGCTTGCGGCCTCGTAGAGCTCGTCCCAGGTGGTAGGCGGGCTATCAGGATCCAAGCCAGCGGCTTCGAACAGGTCCTTGTTATAGTAAAGCGCGATCGTGTTGGAGGCGCGCGGAATACCGTAGACGCCGTCTTCCCAGGTCAGCGATGAACGCGGGCCGGGAAAGTAATTGTCCATGTCAATCTGGTCAGAGGCTGCGGCCAGATCGGTCAGATCGAGGAACGCGCCACGGGCCGCGAACGCTGCATGATCGGGGTTGTCGATGGAGATGATGTCCGGGTTGGTGCGCGTTGCGAAGGCACGCAGCGTCTCGGTCACAATGTCATCGAAGCGGACCTCGCGGATATCGATGGTGATACCATTGTCCATCTCGGTGAACTCATTGGCGAAGGTGGCTTCGGCGCCGGTCGAGCTTTCGGTCCAAAGCGTGAGCGTCACATCCTGCGCCATCGCTGTGGATGTGAGAAGCGCTGAGAAGGCCAGCGCGGTGAGTGCACGTTTCATTGTTATCTCCCTTGTTGGGTTGGGTGTGGGGAGCGCTGCGCGGCGCTCTTCTACTGGTTTCAGGGGATTAGCGCGGGGAAAGCTTTTGTGAATTTTTCGGCCTGGCCGGCCCGAACGAACACGCCTGGTTGCCCGAACGGCGCATCAACCGTTGCTTGAGAACCACCTGCATAGGCCTTGCCCGACCAAATATGCACCCAGCTTTCGCTGGCTGGCAGGTCGACAGCGACGGTCGTCTCGCCTGCGTTGAGGACGGGCGCAACGAGAAGGTCGGGACCAAGCATGTAACTGGCGCCATCGGCACCAGCATCGGTGTCGAAATGGTAGAACAACGGCGCCATCACCGGGTCGCCGGTCTGGGCGTAGTAAGCGAAGACGCCCTCCAGATAGGGACGGAGGGCCTCGCGCACCCGCAACAGCTCAGTGAGAACTGCCTCGACCTCTTCGCCATAGGACCAGATTTCATTAGGTCCACCGGTATCGGTGAAGATGTTGAACGTATCCTGGCCATAGGTGACCTCTTCGCCAGGTCCCGGAGCGGGGACGCATTCTGGCACGCGGAAGCCATGGAGGCGACAAATGGGCGAGAAAACGCCGAACTCGAACCAGCGAACGAGCAGCTCGCGAAACTCTTCCGAACCACCATGGCCGTCGTAGAATCCGCCAATGTCCGTGGTCCACCAACCCATGCCGGAGAGACCCGCATGCAGGCCGGCAGGCAGTTGGGCACGGAACCAGTCCCAGTTGGACCAGACATCGCCTGACCAGAGAATCACACCATGTTGCTGCGATCCTGCCCACGCCGAGCGGCAAAGCAGCATACCATCGGCGTGCCCCGCCTCGGTCAGGCCTTTGCGATAGTTCTCCTCGTGCAGCACCGAATAACCGCAGAGCATTTCAGCGCCGTTGCCGAGCGATGTGCGCACATTTTCAGGATGCGCTGGGCGCATCTCAGGCTCGCAAGCATCCAGCCAAAAGTGCTTGATGCCGTGGGCAAGGTAGTTCTGTTTGACCAAATCCCAGTGGAAAGCCCGAGCTTCCGGGTTGAAGGCATCATAGTAGGTGAAGAAACCGGCGCCGAATGGGTCTTTGTCGGGGAACGGAATCATCACCGGCGACCCGCGCTCGGAGGTGAAGATCAGGCCGCGCTCAGTCATCTCTTTGTAATGCTCCGACGAGGCTGAGACAGTCGGCCAGATTGAGACCATCACCTCAACGCCCATGGCCGCCAGTTCATCAACCATGGCTTTCGGATCAGGCCATTCAGCCGGATCGAACTTCCATTCGCCCTGGCGCGACCAGGCAAAGAAGTCGATCACAATGCAGGACAGCGGCAGGCCGCGCGCCTTGTACTCGCGGGCGACCGACAGAAGTTCATCCTGTGTGCGGTAACGCAGTTTGCACTGCCAAAATCCCAGCGCCCAGTCGGGAATGTCGGGCGATTTGCCGGTGGCGGTGATGTAGCGGCGCACAATCTCTTGGGTCGAGTCGCCTGCCGTGATCCAATAGTCCAGACCATTGGTGGCCTCGGCCGTCCAGCGCGTGATGTTGGACGCAAACTCGGCCCGTCCGACCGCAGGGTTGTTCCACAAGAAGCCATAGCCACGTGAGGACACCACGAACGGGATCACGACATGGGCGTTTTGCTGCAGAAGCGTCGTCGAGACACCCTTCAGGTCCATCTTTCCATGCTGTGGCTGCCCCAGACCCCAAAGCTTCTCGCCATCATAGGCTTTGAACTGCTGCTCGAGCTTCCATGAGCCGGAGGCGATGGCCTTGAAATTACGCGGCTTCGGCCCTGCAAAATGTGAGCGGGTTTCGGAAAGCAGTTCCTCGCCGGTATCCGACCTCACAAAGCGGAGCATCAACTCGCGGCGAACATCGGCGCCGTAGCGCACCTTGATCCAGAACTCGGCGCGAATGCGCCCTCGCGTGATCGACGCCTTTTCGCTATTAATCGTGACATCCGCGCTTTGGCTGTCCACGGGCAAAAGCGCATCAACATGCGGCTCAGCGAGGGTCTGTCCCGGCCGGGCCCGCACACGCAGAGCGTCGGCGCCCCACGGTTCGATGCGCAGCGTTTCGCCGTTGAAACGGCAGAGAAGGGCATTGCCGTCCTGGGTGAACACATCGGCCATCTGTTATCCAATCGCCAGGTAAGCGCCATCCAGGATGACGGCAGTTCCCGACATGTAGTCGGCTTCTTCGGAGGCGATGAATGCCGCAACCGCCGCCACTTCTTCCGGCTGCGCACCGCGTCCGGCCGGGATACCGGCGATCACCTCCTCCATGACATCTTGAGGAATGGCTTTAACGGCCTCGGTCTCGATCAAGCCAGGCGCGATAGCGACCGCACGGATATCGGGGGCATGATCGAGCGCCAGGGATCGCGTCATAGCGAGCACCGCGCCCTTGGTCGCCTGGTAGGCGGAAAAGCCCTTCTCGCCGACAAAGCTCTGCACCGATGCGGTGTTGACAATCACACCCTTGCCAGAAGCCCCTTGAGCTTTCTGGGACCGCATCTGTTCCACGGCGACCTTGGCGCCCATCCAATAGCCGCGAATGCCAACGCCGGTGATGGCATTGAACTCGTCCAACGTCTGCTCGTGGATGGGCTTGAAGACGGCAGTGAACGCGTTGTTGTGCCAAATATCGATGCGCCCAAACCGGTCAACGGTCGCGGCGGCAAGCGCCCTCACCTGTTCGGGTTCGGCCATATCGGTCAATTGGAAAGCTGCGCCGATCGCATTGGCAACATCGCTTCCTTTTGGATTGATATCGGCGATCATCACTTGCGCGCCTTCTTGCGCAAAACGATCGGCGCAAGCGCGACCAATGCCTTCGGCACCCCCGGTGATCACATAGACCTTGCCCTCATGGCGGCCTTCAACGGGGAACATGCGCGCCGCCATCAGGCAGCATCCTTGGGAAGAATGACCGTTTCCTTTGTGACCAAAAATTCCAGATGGTCGAGGAAGTTCTCGGTGTCTTTGGCGGCGATATCGTTCTCTGGTGACGACAACCCAGCCTTCATCGCCTCGCGGCTATCAAACCAGATTTCCGCCGAGCCATCATAGTCGGCAGCTGGCATGTCGCCAGCATCACCAGCAATGTTGATGCGGTACCCGCGCATCCCCGGAATGGCGGCCGCAAGCGGTGCATGAACATTGATCCAATAGTCAGCAAACGCCCGCCGACTGAGATCAGATTTGCGGCGCACAAGGGCGACGAGTTTGATCATGCAACCTCCCTTTTTTCGTTGGTTCCAGTTCACGATGAATCGGTGATTGCGTCAATACAAACCTTTGTATTTTTGCTTTCCGGAAGATTTCCGGTGTAGAAGGGAGCGCTTATCGAGGGATCAGAATCGCCGGATTCGTTGGCTGGTGGAGGTCGCGCACATGGCGCATCGCGTTGGGCTGAAACACATCGCCGAGCATCTCGGGCTCGATGTTTCGACGGTGTCGCGCGCCTTGCGCGCCGACCCCCGCGTCAAGCCTGAAACATCTGAGGTGATCCGCGACGCTGCCGAGCGTATGGGTTACCGCCCCAACGCCATGGCGCGCGCCTTGAAAGGCGGCACCACCAATCGTGTAGCGGTGCTTCTGTCGCCACCGCAGCAGCGCTTTGCCTCACCGATCTTTCTGGAACTGCTTTCGACCCTGGACCAGCGCCTGCGGGGCACCGGTCGTAGCCTGGCGGTGTTTGCCGCCCAAGAGCGCGATGAAGAGATCGATATCGTGCGCGCGGTAGTAGAAGATCGGTTAGCGGACGCGATCGTGCTTGGCCGGACGCGCCAGGACGATCCTCGTGTCGCCTATCTGATGGAGGCCGGCTTTCCGTTTGTGACCTTTGGCCGGACGCGGTGGGAACGCGAGCATCCCTGGGTTGAGATCGATTATGCGCGCGCCGGCGAAGTGGCCGTGGAGGCTTTGGCCGCCGCAAAGCCAGCTGAGTTGCACATCCTATCGGCGCCAGAGGGCCTGCGTTTCGCGGATAATTATGTGACCGGCGCCAAGCGCGCTGCGCTGCGTCTTGGGCTTGCCAACGTGCACACCCACCGCATCGAAATGACCGAGGCAATGGGCGAGGAAACCGCGATGGGATTGCTGAAACCCGGCGGTCGCGTGGCGCTGGCCTGCATACAGGATTCGCTGGCGTTCGGTGTATTTCGCGCTGCCGCAAAGCTTGGCGTCAAACTGGGTGAGGATGCTGCGGTGTTTGGCGGTCAGAATTTTCCCGGCTCAGAACATACAGCCCCGCCCCTTTCGACCTTTTCTACCGAAGACAGCCGCGTTGCGGCGCTGCTCAGCGACATCATGCTGAACCGCCTCGACGGACCGCAGACATCAGCCGAGGAAACAGGTCAGGTGATCGAACCGCGCCCACTGTTGCGCGGCTCCCACGTCCTTGCCAGTTAGACGAACCGGTTCCAGAGATTTTCCAGCCGTTCTTGTCGACCCGATCGCGGGTCGGGATTGATGTTTTGGTCGCGCACCCGCTGCTCGATGCTCGCAAGATCCAAGGTCAGCATGGCGGCGTTTTCCGGTTTGTCCCAATCAGCGTAGCGTCGATCACGGGCAGCTTCCAAGCCACCGTCATCCAGCAGGGCATGGGCGGCTTTTAGCGCACGTGCACAGACGTCCATGGCGCCGGCATGGGCGAGAATCAGGTCCGCTGGATCGAGCGATTGCCGGCGCAATTTGGCATCGAAGTTTGTACCACCAGTGGTGAATCCACCTGCCTTCAACACTTCGTAATAGGCCCGCGCCATTTCGGGCACCGAGTCGGGAAACTGATCCGTGTCCCAACCTGACTGATAGTCGTTGCGGTTCATGTCGATGGATCCAAGAATGCCAAGCGAGGCGGCAAGCGCGAGTTCGTGTTCGAAAGAATGGCCAGCCAGGATCGCATGGCCCTGCTCGATGTTGAGCTTGACCTCGTTCTCCAGCCCGAAGCGCTTCAGGAACCCGTAGACCGTGGCGACGTCATAATCATACTGATGTTTGGAGGGCTCTTGTGGTTTCGGCTCAATCAGGATCGTGCCATGAAAGCCGATTTTGTGCTTGTAATCGACGACCATCGACAGAAAGCGGCCAGCTTGCTCGGCCTCCCGCCCAAGGTCGGTATTGAGCAGCGTTTCATAGCCCTCGCGCCCGCCCCAAAGGACATAGTTTTCACCGCCAAGCTTGTGGGTGGCATCAATGCAGGTTTTTACTGTCGCAGCCGACCAGGCAAACACGTCGGGATCGGGATTGGTGGCGGCGCCCGACATGAAGCGGCGATGCGAGAAAAGGTTTGCCGTACCCCAAAGAAGCTTGGTCGACGAACCTTCCATTTTCTGCGCGAAGTAGTCGACGATCTCTTCAAGGTTGCGTGTGTTTTCGGCGAAGTCCGCGCCTTCTGGCCGAACGTCAGCGTCGTGGAAGCAGAAGAAGGGCGCATCAAGAATGTCGAACATCTCAAAGGCGACATCAGCTTTCAGACGGGCCAGGTCCATCGTGTCACCGAACCAGGGCCGGTCGAACGTTTGCCCACCAAATGGATCACCGCCTGGCCAGGCAAATGAATGCCAATAGGCAACCGCAAAGCGCAAATGCTCACGCATCGTTTTGCCGCCCAGCATTTCCTCTGGATCGTAGTGGTGAAACGCGAACTCATTCTCGCTGTCCGGCCCCTCGAAGCGCAGCTTTGGGATGCCTTGGAAAAAGTCGGTCATGACGGGCCCTTCTTGGAAGTATGGAGCGTTTCGCGAGGATGGCGCGCAGGCAGCAAAGCGTCAATACAAACGTTTGCCAAAACCACCTGCCCCACCTAAACCTGCTAAATGAGAAGACATGATTTGCCAGGGAGATGCCAGGTCATGAACGATATTTTTGAACGTGAAGATCATCGCGTTGTCGCGCGATGGGGCGGTGAGACGATCTGGCTTGAGCCCTGCGGGCGCAACGGCGCAAGGGTGCGCACCACGCGCAATCGCGTGATCGACGAGAGGGCGATTTCAGCGCTTTTAAACGCCGACACGGCAGAGGCATCCTGGGACCTGAGCGACGAGGCCGCGATCCTGACGAATGGGCGCCTGCGCGCGGAGCTGCGGTTAGTGTCGCGTGGCATGGGCCCAGCCTTGGAAGTGCGGTTTTTCGATTCCGTCAGCGGCAGCCTGCTGCTTGAAGAGGAAATGCCGCACATTTTATGGCCGGGCACACGGCATTACAAACCGCAGGAAGGCGATCTGTGGCATGTCGAACAACGCTTCAAGGCGCATGAGGGCGAGCAGTTTTTCGGCCTTGGTCAGCATCAGCACGGCAAGCTCGATCAAAAGGGCTGCGTGATCGATCTGGTGCAGGCGAACACCGAGATCTCGATCCCGTTCCTGGTCTCTTCGCGCGGCTATGGCCTGATCTGGAACAACCCCGGTGTCGGCAGGGTGGAACTGGCTGAAAACCGCACACTCTGGGTGATGGAGGCGATGCCGCAGCTGGATTATGTCGTGATCGCCGGCGAAACGCCCGCAGCCATCCTCGATGATTACACCGCCCTGACCGGCCGCCCGCCGGAACTACCGGACTGGGCGCTCGGCTTCTGGCAGTGCAAGCTGCGCTACAAGACCCAAGAGGAAGTGCTAGCCGTCGCGCGTGAACACATGCGACGCGGCTTGCCGCTCGATTGCCTGGTGATCGACTTCTTTCATTGGACGAAAATGGGTGAGTGGCGCTTCAACGCCGACGAGTTCCCCGATCCTTCGAGTATGGTCGCCGAACTGCGCGAGATGGGCATCACGCCAATGGTGTCGGTGTGGCCATCGGTCAACGCCAATGCGGAAACCTGGGACACGTTCCAGAAAAACGGCTGGCTGGTCCAGAGCAAGCGCGGCGCGCTCGACGGCATGATATTTTACGATCGCGAGCCGGATGCGATGAATGCGCTGGCCTACTACGACGCGACGAACCCGGATGCCCGGGCGTTTCACTGGTCACGTGTCAAAAAGGGCTATGCCGATCACGGCATTCACGCATTCTGGCTCGATGCCAACGAGCCGGAAATGTACCCGATGCATCGCGATAATCTGCGGTTCTGGGCGGGGGACGGACCGGCTGTCGCCAACGCCTATCCGCTCGAGCATCAGAAGGGCTACGCCAAAGCTTTCAAGGATGACGAGATCATGGACGGGTTGATGCTCTCGCGTTCAGCCTGGCTCGGCACTCAGCGTTATCCTGTCGTTGTCTGGTCAGGTGATGTGAAATCAACGTTCGCCGATTTTCGACGCCAGATCCGCGCCGGGCTCAACATGGCGATGAGCGGCATCCCCTGGTGGACAACTGATATTGGCGGCTTCAAGGGCGGCGACGTCAACGATCCTGCATTCCGCGAACTCTTGATCCGCTGGTTCCAGTTCGGCGCGCTCTGCCCGATATTCCGCCTGCATGGGTTCCGCAAGGACGCATCGCGCGATGAACGGTTCGGAGAGCTGTTTTCGTTTGGTGGCGCCGACAATGAGGTCTGGTCGTTCGGCGAGGAGGTCTTCGCCATCTTGGAACGCTACATGCATCTGCGTGAACGGCTGAAACCCTATCTCAAAGCCTGCGGCGTGGAGGCCGCCGACACCGGTGCACCGATCATGCGGCCGCTTCTCTTCAGCTTCCCCGACGACCCTGAATGCTGGTCGCAAGATGATAGCTATTTGCTCGGTCCCGACTTGCTTGTTGCGCCTATCTTGGAGGCTGGTGCCAGCTCACGAGAGGTCTACCTGCCAGGCGGGTGTGCGTGGGAGGATGCCTGGACGGGCGCGCGCCATGCAGGCGGACAACAGATAATGGTCGAAGCGCCGCTGGATACAATCCCCGTCTTCCGACGCGCAGGCAGCGCGGTCCAACTGACCTAAATGCCGGTTGGCATCACCGCGTCCGCAGCAGCCCTTTCAGCGAGATTCCCTTACGGCTCACGGCACTGAAGCCGACCGCGAGCAGGATGATCGCGCCGACAAGTACCTCGCGCACGTAGCTATCGACGCGCATCTGGGTCAGGCCGTTGTCGAGCACGCCAAGGATAGCAACGCCGGCCAGCGTTGCAAGCACCCGAGGCTGACCGTCCCGGGTCACCGTCATGCCCAAAAACACCGCAGCGATTGCGGTCAGCATTAGGCCATCGCCTTGGGTCGGATTGGCGGATGCAACGCGGCTTGCATACATCAAACCTGCGAGGGCCGCTCCGACACCGGTGAACAGAAAGGCCGATAGGCGCAGGCTTGGTAGTGGCACGCCCGCCAGTCGCGCGGCTTCGGTATTGCCGCCAATTGCATAGAGCCTGCGTCCATAGCTGGTCTGCTCCAAAACCACCCAGACAACAAAGGCGATGAACAAAGCGACCAGCGTCAGATTGGGGAACACCAGAGCGCGCTCATCGACCGTGCCGATCACCGGGCCAGCGCGCGCAAAATCGCCAAAGGCGTCGGGGATGTCGCGCCCAAAGATGGTCCGCCCATCGCTAATCAAAAACGCCAAACCGCTGAATAGGGTCAGCGTTGCCAGAGTCGCAACGAAAGGAAGAATGCCGACGATCGACACCATCACGCCGTTGAACAGTCCGCCCAGCGCCCCAACCAGCAGCGCGGCGGCAAGGGCGCCTGGGATCGACCAACCGGCGACGAACAGCGTCGCAGCGACAACGCCGGCCAGCGAGGCCATGGCGCCCACGGATAGGTCGAAATCGCCCATCACCATGACTACCGTCATCGTGACCGCGACGACTGCCAACATGCTGATCTGTTGCGAGATGTTAAGCAGGTTGCGAGCGGTCAAGAACGTGTCGGGCAGGCTAATCGCAAAAAACAAGACGACGGCCAACATGCCGAACGCGCCACCAAAGCGCCGAATGACGCTGCTCATACCGCAATCCCCGCAGATTGCGACTGTTGATAGAAACGCGCGAGCAAACCGCCCTCGGTCAACCCATCGGTCGCGATGCATTCATCCAGCCGCCCGTCATGCATGATCGCAATGCGATCCGACAGACCGATCAATTCGGGCAGATCGGAGGACGTAAGCACCATGGCAACGCCCTGCTCGCTGAGGCTTCGGATGATCCGGTAGAGATCGAACCGCGCACCAATATCGACGCCGCGCGTCGGTTCATCGAGCATCAACACACTGGGCGAACCCGCCAACGCGCGGGCAAACAAGGCCTTTTGCTGATTGCCGCCGGATAGTTCGGCACACACTTGGCGCGAAGACACCATCTTCAAGCGCGTCTGAACGGCCTGCTCCTGCGTCACTTGTCTCTGCCTAAGTTTGTCAGTGAACGCACCCAAGCGTGAGAAGCGTGTGAGATGCGGCAGCACCACATTTTCTTCGATGGAACGGGCCATCATAAGCCCTTCGGATCGACGTTCGCGCGGAATGTACGCGAGGCCCTGCGCCCAAACGTCCGCCGGTCGCGTCTTCAGAGGTTGCCCGTTCAGCTTGATCGCACCACTTTTGCGGTGCGATGCGCCAAGCAATGTGCGCAAAAGCGCACCCCTGCCCGATCCGGCCAATCCGCCGATGCCGAGGATTTCACCCGGGTGCAAGTGCAGGTTGATGTCTCGCAGGCCAGCGGCGGAAAGACCCGTGACCTCCAGCACCGGCTCTGCCTCGGCTGCTAATGGGGAGGCCCTAGGCGGGAACAGGTCGCTCAGGTCACGACCGGTCATATCATGGATGATCCTGTCCTGGTCGGTCTCACGACGTGGGAGCGTTGAGATGTGCTGTCCATCGCGCAGCACCGTCACGCGGTTGCTGATGCGCAGTACCTCGGGCATCCGATGGGACACATAAAGAATACCGGCTCCTTGGAGGACCAGTTCGTCGATAACCGCGAACAGCCGCTCGGACTCCTCACCCGTCAGTGCCGCCGTTGGCTCGTCCATCACATAAAGCCAGGGCACACGGCCATCGCCGCTCGGAATCAGTGTGGCGGCAATGCGGACAAGCATTTGGTCGCCTGGCCCTAGCGAAGAGATTGGCGAACGCGGGTTGATTTGGCCAAGGTCGAGACGCTGGAGCGCCTTACCTGCCTGAGCGTTAAGGGCTTGCCAGTTCACCAAACCAAAGCGGGTTGGATAGGCGTAGTCGAGGAACATGTTTTCCGCGACCGATAATCCGCTGACGGGATGCAATTCCTGATGAATGAAGCGCAAGCCAGCCTGTTTCATCAAGCTTGCTTGGCCCTCCGGAAGCCTGGCGCCATTAAGCGCCAGGTGTCCTGTATCGGGCCGATCAAGACCGGCCAAGATGCGGATCAAGGTCGACTTCCCAGCGCCATTCTCACCCATAAGCGCATGCACTTCGCCGGAACGCAGCGTAAAACTGACCTGTGCCAGCGCCTGGACAGGTCCAAAGCGCCGGCTGATGTCGCTGAATGCAATTTCAGGCATCTTTACCCCTGAAATTTCAGTGCTTTAGCTATGAGTGGTCCGACCCTCACTCACTCACGTTGGCCGCTGTGATAAGGCGAGTGGGGACATAGATAACCCGCTGCACCAAGTCTTCACCACCCAAGAGGCGCGCGACCGTGTCAGCCGTCGCCGCGCCAATGCCCTGAAAGTCTTGGGCCACTGAAGCCTCGAAGTTGCCACCCTGCGCAATCGCATCGCGCGCCTGCGGATTGGCATCGATGCCGGTGATAACGATCCCTTCATCGGACCGGCCTGCCGCCTCAATTGCCTGCAATGCGCCGAGCGCCGGCTGGTCCCAAGCGGCCCAGACCGCGGCGATGCTGCCGGTTTCGGGATTAGCGGCCAGCAACGCTTCCATCTGCGCGCGGCTGTCAGCAATCCCGCCATCGCTCACGTCCGGCGTTATGCGGTCGAGAACTTCGATGTCGGGGAAGTTGGCGAACACAGCATCGGCGATCACACCTCGCACCTGAACCGGCGGGAAAGGATCGAAGGTGAACATCACAACGCCACCCTCGCCACCAATACGGTTGGCCACATAGACCGCCGTTTCGGCTGCCATCGCATAGCCGTTGGACGTAACATTGGCAGCTACCAAGGGATCATTGCCGGCGTCCATTCCAACCACGGGAATGCCAGCATCCGATGCCGTCTGAAGGCCCGCACCGATCTGCGCTGGATCGACATTGATGACGATGGCATCAACGCCCTGCGTCACCACATCTTCCATGCGGCTGATTACCGCGGCCACGTCGCCAGCGGTATCGATCACATTGACCGTCCATCCGCGCTGCTCGGCTTCAGCGGTGAACCCTTCGACGTAAAACTGTGTTCCAGGCTGCGCCAAATAGGGTGTGACGACAGCAACTTCCTGAGCGCTTGCTGCGCCGACAAAACCTGTCACCAGAGCGAGGCCGGCAAGCGTTGTGCGAAATTTCATTTCCTTGTTCTCCCTGATCGCCAATCGTATGGCTTGTCTTTACATGCCAGCGGACCGACGGCACGTCTACACGCGGTGACGAAAAGGGAATGGCAATGGTTGCGGGCGATGCGAGACCAGCCTTGATCGGCATTGATGTCGGGACGAGCTCGGTCAAGGCAGTGATGGTCGATCAGTCCGGTGCTTTGCTGGATCGTTTCAGCGCTTCGCATGCCATGCAACGGTCAGGGCCTGGGGCTGCCGAACAGGATGCGCATGGCTGGCTTGATTTGGTCCACAAGGCGCTCAACCAGTTTGCTGGCCGCGCCAGCGCCAAGTCTGTTGCAGCCATCGGCATCACCTCGCAGGTGAACACACATGTTTTCTGCGATGGCACCCTGCAACCGCTCGGCAACGCGATCACTTGGCAGGACACACGGCCAGGCAATGACGCCGCCAAGCTTGACGCCCAAATTAGTGTGGAAGCAAAGATCGAAGCGCTGGGCGCACCGATCCCGATTGATGCCAGTCATGCGCTGTCGCGAATGGCCTGGATGGCACGCAATCACCCGAACATTTGGTCAAACACGCGCCATGTTCTGTCGCCGAAAGACTTTGTGATTGCACAATTGACGGGCGAAGTTGTCGCCGATCCCCTCGCCTCTATTGGATTAACAGGCACGGACTTGACTTACGCCGGTGACATTCTTGACTTGATGCCAAGGTCACAGAACCTGCTCCCAGAGTTGCAGGACCCTTTGACCATCGCCGGGCATGTCACAAATGGTCGGCCGTTCGCCGGTGTTCCTGTTGCCGTTGGGACGATGGACGCCTGGTCCGCAATGTTCGGATTGGGCGTCGCCCAGGATCATCAAGCTATGTATCTGTCGGGAACCAGCGAGGTGCTCGGCCTGATTTCTCCCTCACGCATGGGCACGCCCGGCGTCGTCGCTTTTCCCGAATGGCGTGGCATCACGCTGCACGCCGCACCGACGCAGGCAGGCGGCGCGTCAATCGCATGGCTTTCGCACCTCTTGGGACGCAGCATCGCCGATATCTCCACGCTTGCCGCCAAAGCCATAATCCGCGCTGAAAGTCCGCTTTTCCTGCCGCACCTGGAGGGCGAGCGCGCGCCGCTATGGGATGCGACAAGCCGTGGTGGATTTGCCGGTCTGACGTCGTCGTCGGGAGCCGAAGAGCTGGCAGCAAGTGTCATGGAAGGCGTGGCCTTTTCTGCGCGGCTTGCGCTTGAAGCGGTTGATGCC
The DNA window shown above is from Hyphomicrobiales bacterium and carries:
- a CDS encoding sugar ABC transporter ATP-binding protein; this encodes MPEIAFSDISRRFGPVQALAQVSFTLRSGEVHALMGENGAGKSTLIRILAGLDRPDTGHLALNGARLPEGQASLMKQAGLRFIHQELHPVSGLSVAENMFLDYAYPTRFGLVNWQALNAQAGKALQRLDLGQINPRSPISSLGPGDQMLVRIAATLIPSGDGRVPWLYVMDEPTAALTGEESERLFAVIDELVLQGAGILYVSHRMPEVLRISNRVTVLRDGQHISTLPRRETDQDRIIHDMTGRDLSDLFPPRASPLAAEAEPVLEVTGLSAAGLRDINLHLHPGEILGIGGLAGSGRGALLRTLLGASHRKSGAIKLNGQPLKTRPADVWAQGLAYIPRERRSEGLMMARSIEENVVLPHLTRFSRLGAFTDKLRQRQVTQEQAVQTRLKMVSSRQVCAELSGGNQQKALFARALAGSPSVLMLDEPTRGVDIGARFDLYRIIRSLSEQGVAMVLTSSDLPELIGLSDRIAIMHDGRLDECIATDGLTEGGLLARFYQQSQSAGIAV
- a CDS encoding ABC transporter permease produces the protein MSSVIRRFGGAFGMLAVVLFFAISLPDTFLTARNLLNISQQISMLAVVAVTMTVVMVMGDFDLSVGAMASLAGVVAATLFVAGWSIPGALAAALLVGALGGLFNGVMVSIVGILPFVATLATLTLFSGLAFLISDGRTIFGRDIPDAFGDFARAGPVIGTVDERALVFPNLTLVALFIAFVVWVVLEQTSYGRRLYAIGGNTEAARLAGVPLPSLRLSAFLFTGVGAALAGLMYASRVASANPTQGDGLMLTAIAAVFLGMTVTRDGQPRVLATLAGVAILGVLDNGLTQMRVDSYVREVLVGAIILLAVGFSAVSRKGISLKGLLRTR
- a CDS encoding substrate-binding domain-containing protein — protein: MKFRTTLAGLALVTGFVGAASAQEVAVVTPYLAQPGTQFYVEGFTAEAEQRGWTVNVIDTAGDVAAVISRMEDVVTQGVDAIVINVDPAQIGAGLQTASDAGIPVVGMDAGNDPLVAANVTSNGYAMAAETAVYVANRIGGEGGVVMFTFDPFPPVQVRGVIADAVFANFPDIEVLDRITPDVSDGGIADSRAQMEALLAANPETGSIAAVWAAWDQPALGALQAIEAAGRSDEGIVITGIDANPQARDAIAQGGNFEASVAQDFQGIGAATADTVARLLGGEDLVQRVIYVPTRLITAANVSE